GGCGCCCAACTTTTGCCGAAAATTCTAAATTGCAAAAGGCAGTTTCCCTTAGAAACGAATCTGTACATTTGGAAATTATGGCACGTGATCAAGTTGGTTATTTCGGAGAATTTGGGGGTCGTTACTCGCCGGAGATTTTGACGGAAGCGTTGGAAGAACTGGAAGCGACTTATTCGAAACTTCGGAAAAATAAAAAATTCCAAAAGGAACTTTCCTACTATTTGAAAAACTACGTAGGAAGACCTTCCCCTCTAACTTATGCTGAACACCTAACAAAACATTGGGGTGGTGCCAAAGTATGGTTGAAGCGGGAAGATCTGAATCACACAGGCGCACATAAAATCAATAATGCTATCGGCCAGGCGCTTATCGCACGTTATATGGGTAAAAAAAGAATCATCGCGGAAACGGGGGCGGGCCAACATGGTTTGGCAACTGCGACCGTAGGCGCTATGTTCGGACTGGAAACCGTCGTTTATATGGGCGAGGTCGATGTCAAAAGACAAAACCTGAACGCAAAAAAAATACAAATGTTAGGTGCAAAAATTCTTCCTGTCACTTCGGGAGAAGCGACTTTGAAAGAAGCGACCAGCGAAGCGATGAGAGACTGGGCTTTGAATGTATCTACAACTCATTATATAGTAGGTTCGGCAATAGGGCCTCATCCTTTTCCTACGATTGTTCGTGACTTGCAAGCCGTGATCGGAACGGAAGCACGCAAACAATTCAAAAAAGAAAACAAATCTTTACCGGATGCTATCGTTGCCTGTGTGGGCGGCGGTTCCAACGCGATTGGAATGTTTGCACCATTTTTAAAAGACAAATCGGTGAGAATTTTCGGCGCGGAGGCAGGCGGACTCGGTTCCAAGCCGGGGCAGCATTCTGCGACGATTACTTACGGCAAAACAGGATTTTTGCACGGAACAAAAACTCTTATCATCCAGGATGATTTCGGTCAAATAGTTCCTGCGCATTCCGTATCAGCAGGGTTGGATTATCCCGGTGTCGGACCGGAACATGCTCATTTGGCGCAAACTCATCGGGTGGAATACCGTCAGGTTACCGACGAAGAGGCGTTAGCTTCCTTTTTGGAGGTAAGCCGGATCGAAGGAATCATTCCCGCTTTGGAAACGGCTCATGCCTTTCATGTGGCAAAAGACGTGGCGAAAAAACTAGGAAGGAAAAAAGACATTATCATCTGCCTTTCGGGAAGAGGGGACAAGGATGTAACGGAAGTTTTGCGACTTTTGGGAGGAGATACGATTTGAGTAAGATTAAAACATATTTTGAGACCAAATCGGTTCGGTCCGTTTATATTCCTTTTTTTACTTTAGGCGACCCTGATTACGAAGCGTCCGTTGAATACGGAAAGGCCATCTTGGAATCGGGAGCCGATATTTTGGAATTGGGAATTCCTTTTTCCGATCCGGTTGCGGACGGTCCTGTGATTCAAAGGGCAGATGCGCGGGCTCTTAAAAATCCTTTTTCATTCGAAAAAATATTTTCGGTCACAAAGGCGATTCATGAACATCGCCCCGAAACTCCTTTGGTTTATCTGACTTATTTCAATCCGATCTACAGATGCGGAATCGAATCTTTCTTAAATCAAGCGAAGGCATCCGGTATCGAAGGATTAGTCATTCCCGACTTACCTTTTGATACGGAGGAAAGCGAATTTCTTTTTCGTGAACTTGCGAAAAGAGATATGGATTTGATTCATTTGATTACACCTGCAACCGTAAAGTCCAGGATTCAGATGATGAAAAAAACTTCTTCGGGATTCATTTATTACGTAACTTCCTTTGGTGTAACAGGGGAAAGGCGGGAGTTTTCCGTGGATTTGGAAGAAAGGATTAAATTTCTAAAGGATATTTTGAATCTTCCCATTTGCGCGGGATTCGGAATTTCCACTCCCGAACAAGCTTCGCAAATCGCCCATTATGCGGATGGAATCATTATTGGTTCTGCGGTGCAAAGAATCATCGAGGAAAACGGAAAAAATCTGGCAGGGTGTGTGAAAGCTCTGCGGGATTACACTTCTTCCATTCGTAATAGTTTTAGCTAGTTTCGGATTTAAAAAATAGTAACTCTCTTTTAGGAAATTTATTGCGGTAAAAAAATCAAAACTCTTTTTATGAGATTATGAATCTTCATAGAAAATTAGAAATCGGTTCCGTATTCCTTTTTCTCATCGGTTTGATTTTTCTCGTAAAGAAGACATTCCCTTTGTTCGCTGCTTCCTTTTCGGGAGAGCCTTGGATGTCTTCGGTTTATCTGATCCTTAGCTTGGGCATAGGATATATTATAGCCGATTTTTTATCGGGGATGGTTCATTTTCTATGTGATAATTTCGGAGATGAAAATACGGCTTATTTCGGCCCCGCTTTCATCCAACCCTTTCGAATGCATCACGTTGATCCGACTGACATTACGAAACATGATTTTTTCGAAACAAACGGGAACACTTGTTTGGTGGTATTGCCTGTCATGGGAATCTATTATTTTGTCTTCGATAGTATTTCTGTTTGGATTTCTTTTTCTTTTCTTTTTTCCATAACTTCAATCGTATTTACCAATCAATTTCACAAATGGGCTCATTTGGAAAATCCTCCCGGATGGATTCGGATTTTGCAGACTTCAGGTATGATCTTGCCGAAAAAGATGCATTCTATGCATCACACTCCTCCTTTTTCCTCCTATTATTGTATCACTTGCGGTTGGTTAAATCCTCTGTTTGAATTTATAAAATTTTTTCCTAGATTGAAAACTTCAATCGAAGCGGCTTTGATTGTAAATAAAGAGAGATAGGTCCGATCGATTCGGCTTAGCCCTATCTTCTTACAAACTAATGTATTTGCGTCCCAGATAAGTTTCTAAATTCTGGGTATAGAACTTTTGGGAAAGGGAATCCGGTGGAAAACCGGAGCTGTACCCGCAGCTGTAATCACCTTTATAAAAAGTAAGACATATTGCCACTGTCCGTGATGGGAAGGCGTCTTACTCGGTGCAAGCCAGAATACCTACCCACAAACAGTTCTTAGATGTCAGGTTTTCGGGAGTTAGCACCAGACAGGAAATTCGATTTGCCTGATAAACGAAAGGGCGGTTTTTCCTGATGTTTCTCCCAAGTTTCGGGAGAGAGTTTTGTTTTTAAAAAAAGAAAAAACGGTCTATGAAACAATACAGCGGTTAAACGCCCGTGTTTTGCATATTTTCCCGGTTTTATTTTTTCTTTTTATCTCCTCGGAAATATTTTCTCAAACGAATTCTCCCGAAAAAAAAGAAGACAAACCTATCGAAGTCATCGGGAAAACGGAAAACAAGAACACTCCCGAGAATTTCAGAAAAAATCCCACCGGATTTCAAACATCAATCGACCTTGACCAATATAAATCACGTTATACGAGTCTTCCTGATGTACTGGAAAGAGAAGCTGGCGTAAGAATCAGAAGATACGGAGGACTTGGGTCTTATTCCACTCTTTCCTTAAGAGGAACGAATCCGAATCAATCCAGAATCTATATAGATGGAGTTCCTTTCAATAATACCCAAGGAGGAGAAGTGAATTTGGCCGACTTGCCTTTTGAAAATCTTCAGTCGGTGGAAGTTTACAGAAGCGGTGCGCCCGTAGGTTTTACCGGCTCTGTGATCGGAGGAAGTGTAAATTTGGTAACCCGCGCTCCGGGAGGTCCTCCTAAAACCAGGATCAATCTCGGAGGAGGAAGCTATAACACAGGTAAGGCGTCTATTGCACATTCCGCCACTTACGGAGGTATAGGAACAAGTTTGTTTTTTCTGGGAGAAAAGTCGGATCAAAACTTTCCTTATTTGAATCCTCATGGAACCATACTTGTCAATCCCTTGGATGATACGATTGATAGAAGAAAAAACGCACAATACGAACGTTCCTCCGGTATGATCGGTTTGGATGGAGAAATCGGAAAAACAAAAATCAAATTTTGGAATGATCTCAATTACAGAATGCATGGAATCCCCGGCGCTGCTTCCAATCAAACGAGACAAGTACACAGAAAATATCTGCGTAATACTTCGTCCCTCACCACCAATACGAAGGGTTTACTCGGTGGGATTTTGCAATTGGAAACAAGAGTGTTCGGATCTTTTTCAGACGATAATTTATACGATCCGAAATCGGAATTTTCCAGCGGAACACCCAATTCTGTTGCCAATATGCGCCAGTTTGGCGGTCACATCATCCCTACTTTTTATTTATTGGATTATTTTCAGATTCTTCGAATTCACGCTGGGATAGAAAAGGAATCTTTTGAAAGATCCAGAAGTACAGTCACTAACATAGATCTGAAATATGAACCCGAAAAATTCCGAAATTATACCACCTTACGGATTGAAGATGAGATTCGGTTGTTCAAGGATAGATTGATACTTACACCGGGGATCGCCTGGGAAAATTATTTGGACCGGTTTCAATCGGATGAACCTTGGTATAGAAGAGAGAATCCCTTTGCCTCGGGTGATAAAAAGACTGCCTTTACAAATCCGAAAGCAGGATTACTCGTCAAAATTATAGACAATGCGAATTGGGGATTCGATCTAAAGGGAAATATCGCCAAACAAAATCGGATTCCCAGTTTTTTGGAATTATTCGGTGAAGTGGGAACGATTCTTCCCAATGAAAAATTGAAACCTGAAAAAAGTCATAATATAGACGGAGGTGCCGTACTCCGTTACACGCAAAAGGATTTGAAATCGCAAACAAGCGTTTCTTATTTTAGAAGGCGGATTCAGGACATGATTCTGTTTTTGCCGAATTCGCAATTTACCTTAAGACCCGAAAATGTGGATTCCGCAAAGATCGACGGTGTGGAAGTCTCTCAAAAAACGGAATACAAACATTGGAAATTGGTGTTTGATTATACATATCAAAAAGCGATCAATACATCTCAGGCTTTGTATCTGAACGGAAGAACTCTTCCTCTTCGTCCTTTGCACGAACTTGCAAGTACTATCGCTTACAAAGCAGACAAATGGGAGTTAGGTGTGGAAGGCGTATACGTAGGAGCGGTTTTCAAAGATAGAACCAATGAATATGTGAATTACCAGCCATCAAGACAGATTTGGAATTTATACTATACCCAAGTTCTTTACCAACAGGAAGCCGATTCTTTGCAAGATGGAATCCAAAATCCGAAAAAGAACTCAGGTATGCAGGAACTGCTCTTAAGCTTCGATTTTAGAAATATCGGAGACAAAAGAGTGGAGGATATCGTCGGTTATCCACTTCCTGGAAGAAATTGGCATGTTACTTTGAGTGGTAGATTCTGATGAAAAAAAGTATTCTTTCCGGATTCTATCTTGTTCTCTTCGGAAATTTCCTATTTTGTTCCGACTTAAAAAGACCACCTATTTGGAGTTTGTTTTTAGTATCGAACATTCCGACTAATATCGGTATTGTGACGACGGATTTCGGCGGAGGAGGCAGGTTTAAGGTAATGAGCCCCGAATTAAAATCTTCCTATCCCGGCCTTACCCCCATTCATTCGGATGCAGTCGCACGCTTTCAAAACGGAAAGGTCTATGTAGTCAATCGTTTGGGTAAAGACAGTATTCAGATATTGGATCCCAACTTGAGTTATCAAACTACCGCCGAATGGTCAATAGGTGAAGCTACGAATCCCCAGGACATCATTTTATCGGTCAGCCATTCCAAAGCATTTGTCAGTTTGTACGGTTCCCGGTTTTTAAGAATCCTTCATTCGGAAACAGGATCGATCATCGGCAACATTGATCTGGGTTCTTATTCGGAATCGAGTCCCTCCCCAGACCGATTGCCTGAGATGGTAGGGATGATCAGTGTGGGAAATAGTCTTTATGTCTGTTTGCAAAGATTGGATAGGAATGATCCTAGCGGATATTTTCCACCTTACGGCCGTTCACTTTTGGTGGAGATTGATATGATCGCAGATCAAGTGATCGGAACTTACGAGTTTCCCGTGCCCAATCCGTTGGGAAAACCTCAGTTTGTCAAATTATTCGGGGAAGATCATTTGGTTTTTGCTACGGCCAATAGATTGGGTTTCTTAAGTGCAATGGACGGAGGAGTGACTGCATTTCGTCTCTCTTCCAAAACCTTTTTACCTGGAATATTGTATGATGAGAAGACAGCAGGAGGAGATATACTTGCCGTTCAAATTGCAAATGATAATTTAGGTTATGCGAGTGTGCTGGACGCTTCCTTTAACAAAACTTTACAGGTTTTTAATCCTTCCAACGGACAAAAATTAAATACACTACTTTCCATTCCGACATCGACGGATGCCAGCTTGTCTTCTCTTTTGATTGCGCGGGATGGAATCTTATATGTAGGCAATAAGGAGTTTGAGAGACCGGGAGTAAGTATGTATGATACGAAAAACAATAGCAATCTGCTTTCTCCGACTCCCATCTCGGTGGATTTGCAACCTTTTGATTTCATCGAACTGTCCGATTGAACTGATTAAAAATTTATTATAAAAGTAGAGTATCATAATATTCTGAACTTACATTTCAGGGAGGAAGTAGGCTGAAAATCCCATGCTGGCCCGCAACTGTAAGCAAAACATGCGTTTTGTGATTCAGGTCTTCCCATAAGAAACTCCTCGTGGTTTAGGATTCTTATATCTTATCTATAGTCTTCGCTATCGTAAGGGGACCCCCGAATGATGTGGTTTATCTAATGAGTGCGGGACTCGGTACTAACGCCACCGAGTCCCGCACCTTTCACGCCGTTGATCGCTTTCGCCTTGTCCTGGAAACCCGAGCCTGTATGAGCGGGTGCATCCGTTGCCGTATCTGTGGAAGTTATTGCATCTGTCGTTCC
The nucleotide sequence above comes from Leptospira kobayashii. Encoded proteins:
- the trpA gene encoding tryptophan synthase subunit alpha, producing MSKIKTYFETKSVRSVYIPFFTLGDPDYEASVEYGKAILESGADILELGIPFSDPVADGPVIQRADARALKNPFSFEKIFSVTKAIHEHRPETPLVYLTYFNPIYRCGIESFLNQAKASGIEGLVIPDLPFDTEESEFLFRELAKRDMDLIHLITPATVKSRIQMMKKTSSGFIYYVTSFGVTGERREFSVDLEERIKFLKDILNLPICAGFGISTPEQASQIAHYADGIIIGSAVQRIIEENGKNLAGCVKALRDYTSSIRNSFS
- a CDS encoding TonB-dependent receptor plug domain-containing protein — its product is MFLKKEKTVYETIQRLNARVLHIFPVLFFLFISSEIFSQTNSPEKKEDKPIEVIGKTENKNTPENFRKNPTGFQTSIDLDQYKSRYTSLPDVLEREAGVRIRRYGGLGSYSTLSLRGTNPNQSRIYIDGVPFNNTQGGEVNLADLPFENLQSVEVYRSGAPVGFTGSVIGGSVNLVTRAPGGPPKTRINLGGGSYNTGKASIAHSATYGGIGTSLFFLGEKSDQNFPYLNPHGTILVNPLDDTIDRRKNAQYERSSGMIGLDGEIGKTKIKFWNDLNYRMHGIPGAASNQTRQVHRKYLRNTSSLTTNTKGLLGGILQLETRVFGSFSDDNLYDPKSEFSSGTPNSVANMRQFGGHIIPTFYLLDYFQILRIHAGIEKESFERSRSTVTNIDLKYEPEKFRNYTTLRIEDEIRLFKDRLILTPGIAWENYLDRFQSDEPWYRRENPFASGDKKTAFTNPKAGLLVKIIDNANWGFDLKGNIAKQNRIPSFLELFGEVGTILPNEKLKPEKSHNIDGGAVLRYTQKDLKSQTSVSYFRRRIQDMILFLPNSQFTLRPENVDSAKIDGVEVSQKTEYKHWKLVFDYTYQKAINTSQALYLNGRTLPLRPLHELASTIAYKADKWELGVEGVYVGAVFKDRTNEYVNYQPSRQIWNLYYTQVLYQQEADSLQDGIQNPKKNSGMQELLLSFDFRNIGDKRVEDIVGYPLPGRNWHVTLSGRF
- the trpB gene encoding tryptophan synthase subunit beta; the encoded protein is MARDQVGYFGEFGGRYSPEILTEALEELEATYSKLRKNKKFQKELSYYLKNYVGRPSPLTYAEHLTKHWGGAKVWLKREDLNHTGAHKINNAIGQALIARYMGKKRIIAETGAGQHGLATATVGAMFGLETVVYMGEVDVKRQNLNAKKIQMLGAKILPVTSGEATLKEATSEAMRDWALNVSTTHYIVGSAIGPHPFPTIVRDLQAVIGTEARKQFKKENKSLPDAIVACVGGGSNAIGMFAPFLKDKSVRIFGAEAGGLGSKPGQHSATITYGKTGFLHGTKTLIIQDDFGQIVPAHSVSAGLDYPGVGPEHAHLAQTHRVEYRQVTDEEALASFLEVSRIEGIIPALETAHAFHVAKDVAKKLGRKKDIIICLSGRGDKDVTEVLRLLGGDTI
- a CDS encoding fatty acid desaturase CarF family protein, with the protein product MNLHRKLEIGSVFLFLIGLIFLVKKTFPLFAASFSGEPWMSSVYLILSLGIGYIIADFLSGMVHFLCDNFGDENTAYFGPAFIQPFRMHHVDPTDITKHDFFETNGNTCLVVLPVMGIYYFVFDSISVWISFSFLFSITSIVFTNQFHKWAHLENPPGWIRILQTSGMILPKKMHSMHHTPPFSSYYCITCGWLNPLFEFIKFFPRLKTSIEAALIVNKER